The proteins below come from a single Armatimonadia bacterium genomic window:
- a CDS encoding family 10 glycosylhydrolase: MMRVYPLLVLAAIWSVTSCARGADTKLEGLFSDPTTKWSPGHSGTRAPKAVTTEFGPGYEFECDFAQTDPAYPRCYWDAAFGPEDLTAYPSITFRLFVKNAAAVQSVSMYLQSGSGWYLMRGLEAPAEGWNEVVVDRQGGVRIEGTPTGWQAVDHLRLNVFPAAKGTVTIQVAEMRVSTTRLPLAPPSLFQVPESDRQLPRTERRDAAGRLLQTRMILDESGRFITEQDQLLDRISRAGFNAFMPCVWHGRGALYRSDTTVIEPAFAKYFEGGKDPLAELIRKAHARGIEVHPWFCVSYRGKPDPHPEFASEGVPKGAYDLHDPAYRALIVKEMVELARRYDVDGINLDYIRTQGVSYSEIARAEYQQRFGVSMEQTRGQATPEAKQRLLEFQETPVTELVGATREGLRQVRPKAIVSVCGHPLPKPQLQIEGRNEWIWLERDLIDIAYCMDYNWRPSFVKFETARASSVAPDRLVLMLGNYDNDETGKVISRTAEQVARLVDYALLKYPTNGVALYWYGSLDEAQIGALHSGPFREPAVPNWTVKR; encoded by the coding sequence ATGATGAGAGTGTACCCCTTACTCGTCCTCGCTGCGATCTGGTCGGTTACGTCCTGCGCTCGCGGCGCTGATACAAAGCTCGAAGGGCTGTTCTCCGACCCGACGACCAAGTGGAGCCCGGGGCATAGCGGTACCCGCGCGCCGAAGGCCGTCACGACCGAGTTCGGCCCCGGCTACGAGTTCGAGTGCGACTTCGCACAGACCGACCCGGCCTACCCGCGCTGCTACTGGGACGCCGCCTTTGGTCCCGAGGACCTCACCGCCTACCCCTCGATCACCTTCCGGCTCTTCGTCAAGAACGCCGCAGCGGTGCAGTCGGTCTCAATGTACCTGCAGAGCGGCTCGGGATGGTACCTGATGAGGGGACTGGAAGCGCCCGCTGAGGGCTGGAATGAGGTGGTCGTGGATCGGCAGGGAGGCGTGCGGATTGAGGGCACGCCGACCGGCTGGCAGGCAGTAGACCATCTGCGCCTGAACGTGTTCCCGGCCGCGAAGGGCACCGTGACGATCCAGGTCGCCGAGATGCGTGTCAGCACGACACGACTTCCCCTGGCCCCGCCGTCCCTATTCCAGGTGCCCGAGAGCGACCGTCAACTGCCACGCACCGAGCGACGTGATGCCGCCGGGCGACTCCTGCAGACGCGGATGATCCTCGACGAGTCGGGCAGGTTCATCACAGAGCAGGACCAGCTTCTGGACCGCATCTCGCGAGCCGGGTTCAACGCCTTCATGCCCTGCGTCTGGCACGGGCGTGGAGCGCTGTACCGCTCGGACACGACGGTCATCGAGCCCGCCTTCGCCAAGTACTTCGAGGGTGGCAAGGACCCGCTCGCGGAGCTAATCCGCAAGGCCCATGCGCGGGGGATCGAGGTGCATCCGTGGTTCTGCGTCTCCTATCGCGGAAAGCCCGATCCGCACCCGGAGTTTGCCTCCGAGGGCGTGCCGAAGGGCGCCTATGACCTTCACGACCCGGCCTACCGGGCGCTCATCGTCAAGGAAATGGTCGAGCTGGCCAGGCGGTACGACGTGGACGGGATCAACCTCGACTACATCCGCACGCAGGGCGTCTCCTACAGTGAGATCGCTCGTGCCGAGTACCAGCAGCGGTTCGGCGTGAGCATGGAGCAAACACGCGGGCAGGCAACGCCCGAGGCGAAGCAGCGGTTGCTCGAGTTCCAGGAGACACCGGTCACGGAACTCGTTGGCGCGACACGGGAAGGGCTGCGGCAGGTGCGTCCGAAGGCCATCGTGTCGGTCTGCGGCCACCCTCTGCCGAAGCCGCAGTTGCAGATCGAGGGACGCAACGAGTGGATCTGGCTGGAGCGCGACCTGATCGACATCGCCTACTGCATGGACTACAACTGGCGCCCGAGCTTCGTCAAGTTCGAGACGGCGCGGGCAAGTTCGGTGGCCCCCGACCGGTTGGTCCTGATGCTGGGGAACTATGACAACGACGAGACCGGCAAAGTGATCTCGCGGACGGCCGAGCAGGTGGCACGGCTCGTCGACTACGCACTCCTGAAGTATCCGACGAACGGCGTAGCACTGTACTGGTACGGGTCACTGGACGAGGCACAGATCGGGGCCCTGCACAGCGGTCCCTTCCGAGAGCCCGCCGTGCCGAACTGGACGGTGAAGCGCTGA
- a CDS encoding NAD(P)H-binding protein, with translation MAADERRVVVAGGLGYTGSFIASHLLDAGMQVTALTAHPRRPHPLRGRVTVAPFAFDDPKALRTSLHGAQVLYNTYWVRFDRGQVSFAGAIDNTRTLLRCAAEAGVRRVVHLSVTNPSEGSRLPYYRGKALVEKVVAESGLSYGIIRPTLIFARGDILINNIAWMLRRFPAFALFGDGEYLVQPVSAEDVARIAAEAGSMKEDAVVDAAGPDTFPFGHMVRQIRAAVGGRALVVGVPPKPALIAATLIGHLVRDVVVTRDEVAGLMTNLLVSAQPPLGRTRFEEWVAENGEHLGRQYNSELARHFR, from the coding sequence ATGGCCGCAGACGAGCGTCGGGTAGTCGTAGCCGGGGGCCTGGGCTACACGGGCTCCTTCATTGCGTCGCACCTGCTGGACGCGGGCATGCAGGTGACGGCGCTCACGGCTCACCCCCGGCGTCCGCATCCTCTCCGAGGGCGCGTCACCGTAGCTCCCTTTGCGTTCGACGACCCGAAGGCGTTGCGCACGAGCCTGCACGGAGCACAGGTCCTCTACAACACCTACTGGGTGCGCTTCGACCGAGGCCAGGTGAGCTTCGCCGGCGCCATCGACAACACGAGAACGCTTCTGCGCTGCGCGGCGGAGGCCGGCGTCCGGCGAGTGGTACACCTGAGCGTCACGAACCCCTCTGAGGGCTCCAGGCTTCCGTACTATCGAGGCAAGGCGCTTGTCGAGAAGGTCGTGGCCGAATCGGGGCTCTCCTACGGCATCATCCGGCCGACGCTCATTTTCGCCCGCGGAGACATTCTGATCAACAACATCGCGTGGATGCTTCGCCGCTTCCCGGCCTTCGCGCTCTTCGGTGACGGCGAGTACCTGGTCCAGCCGGTCTCGGCAGAGGATGTCGCCCGGATCGCCGCTGAGGCTGGCTCCATGAAGGAGGACGCCGTCGTCGATGCCGCGGGGCCTGACACCTTCCCCTTCGGCCATATGGTGCGACAGATCCGCGCTGCCGTTGGAGGCCGGGCACTGGTGGTCGGCGTCCCGCCGAAGCCTGCGCTGATCGCAGCGACGCTCATCGGCCACCTGGTACGGGATGTGGTAGTGACGCGGGACGAAGTGGCGGGGTTGATGACGAACCTCTTGGTCTCCGCACAGCCGCCGCTCGGGAGGACGCGGTTCGAGGAGTGGGTTGCGGAGAACGGGGAGCACCTCGGACGGCAGTACAACTCGGAGCTGGCACGGCACTTCCGATAG